A single window of Nocardia sp. NBC_01327 DNA harbors:
- a CDS encoding SDR family NAD(P)-dependent oxidoreductase yields MTSVRKAIAGVQIELVRKVVNVLTVPQRLPLPWGPTLRDRVEGKTVLITGASSGIGRALALRVADEGATVIVTARRTSELDQLVAEIAERGGRAFALTSDLSTAEGIDKLADEVLVEFGAPDILVNNAGRSIWRSLASSEHRLHDFERTMRINYFGPVGLMLRLLPEMRRRGSGHIVSSSSLGVITDVPRFSSYLGSKAALEAVMRVAAVECLSDGISFTDVRLPLVATDMSASLGWSGYKTLSAEAAVDMLADAIVRRPAHLENLHGALSLWFNLLLPGVARRGLSELHRRLPDPGLAKATAPHAEPAAVADTAVVPAHD; encoded by the coding sequence TTGACGAGCGTTCGTAAGGCCATTGCGGGAGTCCAGATCGAGTTGGTCCGGAAGGTAGTGAATGTCCTGACCGTGCCGCAGCGCTTGCCATTGCCATGGGGGCCGACCCTGCGTGATCGGGTCGAGGGTAAGACGGTGCTCATCACCGGGGCGTCCAGCGGTATCGGCCGCGCACTGGCGCTGCGGGTGGCGGACGAGGGTGCGACCGTCATCGTGACGGCCCGCCGCACAAGCGAATTGGATCAGCTGGTCGCCGAGATCGCGGAGCGGGGCGGGCGGGCGTTCGCGCTCACCTCGGACCTGTCCACCGCCGAGGGCATCGACAAACTTGCCGATGAGGTGCTGGTCGAGTTCGGCGCCCCCGATATCCTGGTCAACAATGCGGGCCGTTCCATCTGGCGTTCGCTCGCCAGTTCCGAACACCGCCTGCACGATTTCGAACGCACCATGCGCATCAACTACTTCGGTCCGGTCGGGCTGATGCTGCGCTTGCTGCCGGAGATGCGCCGCCGCGGTTCCGGGCACATCGTGTCGAGTTCCTCGCTCGGCGTGATCACCGATGTGCCCCGTTTCTCCTCCTACCTCGGCTCCAAGGCCGCGCTGGAGGCCGTGATGCGGGTGGCGGCGGTCGAATGCCTTTCCGATGGAATCTCTTTCACGGATGTGCGGCTGCCGCTGGTGGCCACCGATATGAGCGCCTCCCTGGGCTGGAGCGGCTACAAGACGTTGTCGGCCGAGGCCGCGGTGGATATGCTCGCCGACGCCATCGTGCGCCGTCCCGCCCATCTGGAGAATCTGCACGGCGCGCTGTCGCTCTGGTTCAACCTGCTGCTGCCGGGTGTGGCTCGTCGCGGGCTGAGCGAACTCCACCGCAGGCTGCCCGATCCGGGGCTCGCGAAAGCGACTGCGCCGCACGCGGAACCGGCCGCGGTCGCCGATACTGCGGTCGTGCCCGCGCACGACTGA
- a CDS encoding MFS transporter → MSTTLSSNNAVADTLVSAPPESSRLRSNIVLATLLTCQLMIVLDVTVMNVALPRIQADLHFTATSLSWVMNAYTLVFGGLLLLGGRAGDLFGRRNLFIAGATLFTVASLAGGLAPSATWLLIARVVQGVGAAMAGPSTLALLTTTFREPKARIRVLALFSGMSSAGFAIGLIVGGLLTEWLSWRSVLFINVPFGLAVVALALRYLPRAARQSAHLDLPGAITATTGVAALVYGFIRAASDGWGNATTDISLAAGVVLIAVFLVIESRTAQPLLPLRLFADRNRAAAYASMFLAPMAGMSMFFFLTQFLQDVLGLSALATGFAFLPTALLMFTMIRTIPRLLPRFGPKPLAMIGTASMVAGLVLLTQLTADSGYFPLLFVAMLLMGFGLGLAVSPLNVIIMSNVEPHDAGAAGGALQTLQQTGASLGLAILVTIFGTASRGAGGSAQHALVTGITTAFAAAAAIATLTFAVALTFRNTRPAN, encoded by the coding sequence TTGTCGACCACCCTTTCTTCGAACAATGCTGTCGCGGACACCCTCGTCTCCGCGCCCCCCGAATCAAGCCGACTTCGATCGAATATCGTGCTGGCCACGCTGCTGACCTGCCAATTGATGATCGTCCTGGATGTCACGGTGATGAATGTGGCACTGCCGCGCATTCAAGCCGACCTGCATTTCACCGCCACCAGCCTGTCCTGGGTCATGAACGCCTACACCCTGGTCTTCGGCGGACTGCTGCTGCTCGGCGGGCGTGCCGGTGATCTGTTCGGCCGCCGCAATCTCTTCATCGCCGGCGCGACCCTGTTCACCGTGGCCTCGCTCGCGGGCGGTCTCGCGCCGTCGGCCACCTGGCTGCTCATCGCCCGTGTGGTGCAGGGCGTCGGTGCGGCGATGGCCGGACCCAGCACGCTCGCACTGCTGACCACCACCTTCCGTGAGCCCAAGGCGCGCATTCGCGTACTGGCACTGTTCTCCGGAATGTCCAGTGCCGGTTTCGCCATCGGCCTCATTGTCGGCGGTCTGCTGACCGAATGGCTCAGCTGGCGATCGGTGCTGTTCATCAATGTGCCCTTCGGGCTGGCGGTCGTGGCACTGGCGCTGCGCTATCTGCCCAGGGCCGCACGGCAATCCGCGCATCTGGATCTGCCCGGCGCGATCACCGCCACCACCGGTGTGGCCGCACTGGTCTACGGCTTCATCCGCGCCGCATCGGACGGCTGGGGCAATGCGACCACCGATATCTCCCTGGCGGCCGGGGTCGTCCTGATCGCCGTCTTCCTCGTCATCGAATCACGCACGGCCCAACCGCTACTGCCCCTGCGATTGTTCGCCGACCGCAATCGCGCCGCCGCCTACGCGAGCATGTTCCTGGCGCCCATGGCAGGCATGTCGATGTTCTTCTTCCTCACCCAGTTCCTCCAGGACGTCCTCGGATTGAGCGCTCTGGCAACAGGCTTCGCCTTCCTGCCCACCGCCCTGCTGATGTTCACCATGATCCGTACCATTCCACGCCTGCTCCCGCGCTTCGGCCCGAAGCCCCTGGCCATGATCGGCACGGCATCGATGGTGGCCGGGCTCGTCCTGCTGACCCAATTGACGGCCGACAGCGGCTACTTCCCACTCCTGTTCGTGGCCATGTTGCTCATGGGTTTCGGTCTCGGCCTGGCGGTTTCGCCACTCAATGTGATCATCATGTCGAACGTGGAACCCCATGACGCGGGCGCCGCCGGTGGCGCACTGCAAACCCTCCAGCAAACCGGCGCCTCCCTGGGCCTGGCCATTCTGGTGACAATCTTCGGCACCGCCTCCCGCGGCGCCGGCGGCTCCGCCCAGCACGCCCTTGTCACCGGTATCACCACCGCCTTCGCCGCCGCCGCAGCCATCGCCACCCTCACCTTCGCGGTAGCCCTGACCTTCCGAAACACCCGCCCCGCGAACTGA
- a CDS encoding acyl-ACP desaturase, which produces MPRQLTQREILSELEPTAEECVHQHLARAKDWHPHDYIPWDAGRNFAMLDGIDWAPEQSKLSEVAKAAMVTNLLTEDNLPSYHREISENFSRDGAWGTWVGRWTAEENKHSVVIRDYLVVTRGVDPVALENDRMAHMTHGFNAPTEVLEGEAGFLYSVAYVSFQELATRVSHRNTARVCDDPIADRMLQRIAADENLHMIFYRTMCGAALDLVPDQAMEAIDTIVENFRMPGAGMPNFRRNGVLMAKHGVYDLRQHLEDVLMPVVRQWNIFGRNDFTARGEQARDRLARFLDDMQHVKIPRFEEQRDRALARDRARA; this is translated from the coding sequence GTGCCGCGTCAGTTGACTCAGCGAGAGATCCTGTCCGAGCTCGAACCCACCGCCGAGGAGTGCGTGCACCAGCATCTGGCACGAGCCAAGGATTGGCATCCGCACGACTACATTCCGTGGGACGCGGGCCGGAACTTCGCCATGCTGGACGGAATCGACTGGGCGCCGGAACAATCCAAGCTCAGCGAGGTCGCCAAGGCGGCGATGGTCACCAATCTGCTCACCGAGGACAACCTGCCCTCCTATCACCGTGAGATCTCCGAGAACTTCTCCCGCGACGGCGCCTGGGGAACCTGGGTGGGCCGCTGGACCGCGGAGGAGAACAAGCACAGCGTGGTCATCCGCGACTACCTCGTGGTCACCCGCGGCGTGGACCCCGTCGCGCTGGAGAACGACCGAATGGCGCATATGACACACGGTTTCAACGCACCCACCGAGGTGCTCGAAGGCGAAGCCGGCTTCCTCTACTCGGTCGCCTACGTCAGCTTCCAGGAGCTGGCCACCCGCGTCAGCCACCGCAATACCGCCCGCGTCTGCGACGACCCGATCGCAGACCGCATGCTGCAGCGCATCGCCGCAGACGAGAACCTGCACATGATCTTCTACCGCACCATGTGCGGCGCAGCCCTGGACCTGGTCCCCGACCAGGCCATGGAGGCCATCGACACCATCGTCGAGAACTTCCGGATGCCCGGGGCGGGCATGCCCAACTTCCGCCGCAACGGCGTCCTGATGGCCAAACACGGCGTCTACGACCTGCGCCAGCACCTGGAAGACGTCCTCATGCCCGTAGTCCGCCAATGGAATATCTTCGGCCGCAACGATTTCACCGCCCGCGGCGAACAGGCCCGCGACCGCCTCGCCCGCTTCCTCGACGATATGCAGCACGTGAAGATCCCCCGCTTCGAGGAACAGCGCGACCGCGCCCTGGCCCGGGACAGAGCTCGCGCCTGA
- a CDS encoding alpha/beta fold hydrolase — MTIPRPGIVHMWHQELGAGDPLVLLHPAGVDSRAFTPNFDGLARQFRLYAPDRRGHGRTPDAEGPISFELMAQDTIAFLENVVSGPAFLAGYSDGAVVALLVALRRPDLVRRLVFAAGVFHRDGWADGVLDHDLTPPDFMRDTYAEVSPDGADHYDTIVAKIAAEHTREPSLTPAELRQITSRTMILVGDDDEVRLEHALEMYRSLPEAELAIVPGTSHGVLAEKPDLCNLLIADFLGKDPVPTFAPIRRKPLG, encoded by the coding sequence ATGACGATTCCCCGGCCCGGCATCGTGCACATGTGGCACCAGGAACTCGGAGCAGGCGACCCGCTGGTACTGCTCCATCCCGCGGGGGTCGATTCCCGCGCGTTCACGCCGAACTTCGACGGGCTCGCGCGGCAGTTCCGTCTCTACGCGCCGGATCGGCGTGGGCACGGGCGCACTCCCGATGCCGAAGGGCCGATCAGCTTCGAGCTGATGGCGCAGGACACCATCGCGTTCCTGGAGAATGTCGTGAGTGGACCGGCATTCCTGGCCGGATACAGCGACGGCGCGGTGGTCGCCTTGCTCGTCGCGCTGCGCCGCCCGGATCTGGTGCGGCGCTTGGTATTCGCCGCGGGGGTATTCCATCGAGACGGCTGGGCCGACGGCGTGCTCGATCATGATCTGACGCCGCCGGACTTCATGCGGGATACCTATGCCGAGGTCTCCCCCGACGGCGCGGACCATTACGACACCATTGTCGCCAAGATCGCGGCCGAACATACGCGGGAACCCTCGCTGACTCCCGCGGAGCTGCGGCAGATCACCAGTCGGACAATGATTCTGGTGGGAGACGACGATGAGGTTCGGCTCGAACACGCGCTCGAGATGTACCGCAGCCTGCCGGAGGCCGAGCTGGCCATCGTTCCGGGGACCTCACACGGCGTGCTCGCCGAGAAACCGGATCTCTGCAATCTGCTCATAGCCGATTTCCTCGGCAAGGATCCGGTGCCGACCTTCGCGCCGATCCGCCGGAAGCCGCTGGGCTGA
- a CDS encoding class I SAM-dependent methyltransferase — protein sequence MRTDGDSWDINTGVGSTALFVAAARALAGRAADAPAHDPLAEIFVRAAGKEWVDLLEGRVPDHPLLTPEFGIQFQQHQISRTRYFDDFLTAAAATGIRQVVILAAGLDARAYRMPWPGGTVVYELDRPQVLEFKRETLAEAGHKPLAQRHEVPVDLREDWPKALRESGFDPALPSAWLVEGLLIYLPPAAQDQLFDSIDALSAPGSQVAIEQMDPLPEEAATAMADSDGGSDWVRLIYNEPRGEATAWFGHRGWTGERVYLTDYIQELGQPLADGPQQQSLINLVTVVHP from the coding sequence ATGCGAACCGATGGAGATTCCTGGGATATCAATACCGGTGTCGGATCTACGGCATTGTTCGTCGCGGCGGCCCGCGCACTGGCCGGCCGTGCGGCCGATGCACCGGCGCACGATCCGCTCGCCGAGATCTTCGTGCGGGCGGCAGGCAAGGAGTGGGTCGATCTGCTCGAAGGTCGCGTGCCCGACCATCCACTGCTGACCCCCGAATTCGGGATCCAGTTCCAGCAGCATCAGATCTCCCGCACCCGCTACTTCGACGACTTCCTGACCGCGGCCGCGGCCACCGGCATCCGGCAGGTGGTCATTCTGGCCGCCGGTCTGGACGCCCGCGCATACCGCATGCCGTGGCCCGGCGGGACCGTGGTCTACGAACTGGACCGCCCGCAGGTGCTGGAGTTCAAACGCGAAACACTCGCCGAGGCGGGCCACAAGCCGCTGGCGCAGCGCCACGAGGTACCGGTGGACCTGCGCGAAGACTGGCCGAAAGCATTGCGCGAGAGCGGCTTCGACCCGGCCCTGCCCAGCGCCTGGCTGGTGGAGGGCCTGCTGATCTACCTGCCCCCGGCCGCACAGGACCAGCTGTTCGACTCCATCGACGCACTCAGCGCCCCCGGCAGCCAGGTCGCGATCGAGCAGATGGATCCCCTGCCCGAAGAAGCCGCCACCGCCATGGCCGACAGCGACGGCGGTTCGGACTGGGTGCGCCTGATCTACAACGAGCCTCGCGGCGAAGCCACCGCATGGTTCGGTCACCGCGGCTGGACCGGCGAGCGCGTCTACCTCACCGACTACATCCAGGAACTCGGCCAGCCCCTCGCCGACGGCCCCCAGCAGCAATCATTGATCAACCTGGTGACCGTCGTACATCCCTGA
- a CDS encoding serine hydrolase domain-containing protein produces MPTASTSMLIDDRFTAVAAKFFHMFRRKRQGGGGLSVYLHGEPVLDIWSGWAAPDRRWQADTIALSYSTGKGVAATVANRLIDSGVLELDAPVATYWPEFAAHGKADITIRDVLSHRAGLQRIRDLLPEVHQLLDHDLVAAAIATAAPDPLRLRASGYHAITFGTLVAEIAQRATGRDFRDVLRSEVAEPLGDNDFWFGVPEDQRHRIATLGPRLGVARIPIDTLIAPFAGVRQIRSARSAVYDGWADMTTGPRPYDAMMPGWNGTFTARALGKMYGALANDGQLGQRRLLRSETAAAIAHMPANSRYDYVLGAAPQFARGYHRAIVGTRLTRRAFGHFGLGGSGALAIPTLGLSVAFVTNHLGSIPTSVADTRLPFLAGAAQRAALEAAGATAAPARYAEAG; encoded by the coding sequence ATGCCGACCGCAAGTACGTCCATGCTGATCGATGACCGATTCACTGCTGTCGCGGCGAAGTTCTTCCATATGTTCCGCCGCAAACGGCAGGGCGGCGGCGGGCTGTCGGTGTATCTGCACGGTGAGCCGGTGCTGGATATCTGGTCGGGGTGGGCGGCCCCGGATCGGCGCTGGCAGGCCGACACCATCGCCCTGTCGTATTCGACGGGCAAGGGTGTCGCCGCGACCGTGGCGAACCGCCTGATCGACAGCGGCGTGCTGGAATTGGATGCGCCGGTCGCGACCTACTGGCCGGAGTTCGCCGCACACGGCAAGGCCGACATCACGATTCGCGATGTGCTCAGCCATCGCGCCGGGCTGCAGCGCATTCGCGATCTGCTACCCGAGGTGCACCAGCTGCTCGACCACGACCTGGTGGCGGCGGCCATCGCCACCGCCGCACCGGATCCGCTGCGGCTGCGCGCCTCCGGCTATCACGCCATCACCTTCGGCACCCTCGTGGCCGAGATCGCCCAGCGCGCGACCGGCCGCGACTTCCGCGACGTGCTGCGCAGCGAAGTGGCAGAACCTCTCGGCGACAATGACTTCTGGTTCGGCGTCCCCGAAGATCAGCGTCACCGCATCGCCACGCTGGGTCCGCGCCTCGGCGTCGCCCGCATCCCGATAGATACCCTGATCGCACCCTTCGCCGGGGTCCGCCAGATTCGTTCCGCCCGCAGCGCGGTCTACGACGGCTGGGCCGATATGACCACCGGACCGCGCCCGTACGACGCCATGATGCCCGGCTGGAACGGCACCTTCACCGCACGCGCGCTCGGCAAGATGTACGGCGCGCTGGCCAACGACGGCCAACTGGGCCAGCGCCGCCTGCTGCGCTCCGAAACCGCCGCGGCCATTGCCCATATGCCCGCGAACAGCCGCTACGACTACGTCCTCGGCGCCGCGCCACAATTCGCCCGCGGCTACCATCGCGCGATTGTCGGAACCCGCCTCACCCGCCGCGCCTTCGGCCACTTCGGCCTGGGCGGTTCCGGCGCGCTCGCCATTCCCACCCTCGGGCTCTCCGTCGCGTTCGTCACCAACCACCTCGGCAGCATTCCGACCTCGGTGGCCGACACCCGGCTCCCGTTCCTCGCCGGCGCGGCGCAGCGCGCGGCGCTGGAGGCGGCCGGCGCGACCGCCGCACCGGCTCGCTACGCGGAAGCGGGTTAG
- a CDS encoding SDR family NAD(P)-dependent oxidoreductase, translated as MKNPLITALLNPTPSVRDFFGGSTPDLRGRTVILTGASSGIGESTAQLLAARGARILAVARDRERLDTACKVITAAGGAAHAMPCDMTSPDEVAALAADVLDRFGPPDIVINNAGRSIRRTALEAADRPHDYERTMAVNYFGPVRLTLALLPALREAGRGHIINIGTWGTTAGVMPKFTAYHASKAALSAFGRSLGAECHGTGIAVTTIGFPLVRTPMISPTGDYDTQSALTPEQAAQWVLTAIRDRPVELFPTYAAALRLISTVSPRLADALVRAAGI; from the coding sequence ATGAAGAACCCACTGATCACCGCGTTGCTCAATCCGACACCGTCGGTCAGGGACTTCTTCGGCGGCAGCACACCCGATCTGCGCGGCAGGACGGTAATCCTGACCGGCGCCTCCTCGGGCATCGGCGAATCGACCGCACAGCTGCTGGCCGCACGCGGCGCTCGGATTCTCGCCGTGGCCCGCGACCGCGAACGACTCGATACCGCCTGCAAGGTGATCACGGCCGCGGGCGGCGCCGCTCACGCCATGCCCTGCGATATGACCAGCCCCGATGAGGTGGCAGCACTGGCAGCCGATGTGCTCGACCGCTTCGGGCCGCCCGATATCGTGATCAACAATGCGGGCCGCTCGATCCGCCGCACCGCACTCGAGGCCGCCGACCGCCCGCACGACTACGAACGCACCATGGCGGTCAACTACTTCGGTCCCGTCCGGTTGACCCTGGCGCTGCTCCCGGCCCTGCGCGAGGCCGGTCGCGGCCACATCATCAATATCGGCACCTGGGGCACCACCGCCGGAGTAATGCCCAAATTCACCGCCTACCACGCCTCCAAGGCCGCGCTGTCCGCCTTCGGCCGCAGCCTCGGCGCCGAATGCCACGGCACCGGAATCGCGGTCACCACAATCGGATTCCCGCTGGTGCGCACTCCCATGATCAGCCCCACCGGCGACTACGACACCCAATCCGCACTGACCCCCGAACAGGCCGCGCAGTGGGTCCTCACCGCGATCCGCGATCGCCCCGTCGAACTGTTCCCCACCTACGCCGCCGCCCTGCGCCTGATCTCCACCGTGTCACCACGTCTCGCCGATGCTCTGGTCCGCGCCGCCGGCATCTGA
- a CDS encoding TetR/AcrR family transcriptional regulator: protein MRADARRNYERIVSAAQEAFAELGPDAPLEEIARRTGVGIGTLYRHFPNREVLIEAVYRSSIEQLSQRAHELLEKHSAEAAFEIWLREQVEWVMANRSLATTLKAGMDHNTPTFMLCRTAITGAAAAVLQAAQDAGAIRRDIEPRDVLRFGHGIGVACETTPEAAERLLAVTLDGLRVPTSGNFDA, encoded by the coding sequence ATGCGCGCCGATGCGCGGCGCAACTACGAGCGGATCGTGTCGGCCGCTCAGGAGGCATTCGCCGAGCTAGGCCCCGACGCTCCGCTGGAAGAGATCGCGCGCCGCACCGGCGTCGGCATCGGCACGCTGTACCGGCATTTTCCGAATCGAGAAGTGCTGATCGAGGCCGTCTACCGCTCCAGCATCGAGCAACTCAGCCAGCGCGCCCACGAACTGCTCGAAAAGCACTCGGCCGAAGCGGCATTCGAGATCTGGCTGCGTGAGCAGGTGGAGTGGGTGATGGCCAATCGCAGCCTCGCCACCACCCTGAAGGCCGGTATGGACCACAACACGCCGACCTTCATGCTGTGCCGGACGGCGATCACCGGGGCAGCGGCGGCGGTACTGCAGGCCGCGCAGGACGCGGGCGCGATCCGCAGGGATATCGAACCCCGCGATGTGCTCCGGTTCGGCCACGGGATCGGCGTGGCCTGCGAAACGACGCCCGAGGCGGCGGAACGACTGCTCGCGGTGACGCTCGACGGCCTCCGCGTCCCGACTTCCGGCAACTTCGACGCCTGA
- a CDS encoding TetR/AcrR family transcriptional regulator — translation MSGAGTKGVPRAQREAQILDVAAAEIARVGYAGLSLGVVATRAGVSKPLVYAYFDTKDGLYVACVQRAAAALGDSIDEAISGPATLQMAEHTLAAIFTALEPRPHDWKVLFDRSHPADGAAAQAAQGARRRIAEQAGQGVGRVLDGRGLTDPEDLSAVTAVWMGTVTALVDWWLHHPDESAPAMIARSRRLLAIFG, via the coding sequence GTGAGCGGTGCGGGAACCAAGGGAGTGCCGCGGGCGCAGCGCGAGGCGCAGATCCTCGATGTCGCGGCCGCGGAGATCGCCCGGGTCGGTTATGCCGGTCTGTCGCTCGGCGTGGTGGCCACCCGGGCCGGGGTGTCGAAACCGCTGGTGTACGCCTACTTCGACACCAAGGACGGGTTGTACGTGGCGTGTGTGCAGCGGGCCGCGGCCGCACTCGGCGATTCGATCGACGAGGCGATCAGCGGTCCGGCGACGCTGCAGATGGCCGAGCACACGCTCGCGGCGATCTTCACCGCACTCGAACCGCGACCGCATGATTGGAAGGTCCTCTTCGACCGATCGCATCCCGCGGACGGGGCCGCCGCGCAGGCCGCCCAGGGTGCGCGGCGGCGCATCGCCGAACAGGCCGGACAGGGCGTGGGCCGGGTCCTCGACGGACGCGGGCTGACCGACCCCGAGGATCTGTCGGCCGTCACGGCGGTCTGGATGGGCACGGTTACCGCACTGGTCGATTGGTGGCTGCACCATCCGGACGAGAGCGCCCCGGCGATGATCGCGCGCAGCCGGCGGCTCCTCGCGATCTTCGGATAG
- a CDS encoding class I SAM-dependent methyltransferase, giving the protein MTRPAEFWDSVYDSGIAPWVIGEPQPAIVELERAGWIRGRVLDPGTGAGEHTILLTRLGYDVRGVDLAPNAVEWARRNAAEQGVPQARFDVADALHLSEAPTLADDGEPVFDTIVDSALFHIFGTDPDARAEYVRSLHTVCRPGGLVHILALSDSEPGFGPRISDSIIRESFTEGWELEDLHPSRYRGRVTDSVAEAAAHMEQHNGRVDVAAWLARIRRL; this is encoded by the coding sequence ATGACTAGGCCAGCTGAATTCTGGGATTCCGTCTACGACAGTGGCATCGCACCGTGGGTGATCGGCGAGCCGCAGCCCGCGATCGTCGAGTTGGAGCGGGCGGGGTGGATACGGGGACGGGTGCTCGATCCGGGCACGGGGGCCGGGGAGCACACGATCTTGCTGACGCGGTTGGGATATGACGTTCGAGGCGTTGATCTGGCGCCGAACGCGGTGGAGTGGGCACGCCGCAATGCGGCGGAACAGGGTGTGCCACAGGCTCGTTTCGATGTCGCGGACGCACTACATCTGAGCGAGGCCCCGACTCTCGCCGACGACGGCGAGCCCGTATTCGACACCATCGTCGACAGCGCCCTCTTCCACATCTTCGGCACCGACCCCGACGCCCGCGCCGAGTACGTCCGCAGCCTGCACACGGTATGCCGCCCCGGCGGCCTGGTACATATCCTGGCACTGTCGGACAGCGAACCGGGCTTCGGTCCCCGCATCAGCGATTCGATCATCCGCGAATCCTTCACGGAGGGCTGGGAATTGGAAGACCTGCACCCGTCCCGCTATCGCGGTCGCGTCACCGATTCGGTCGCCGAGGCGGCAGCTCACATGGAACAGCACAACGGCCGCGTCGACGTAGCCGCCTGGCTGGCCCGCATCCGCCGCCTCTAA
- a CDS encoding GAF and ANTAR domain-containing protein — MTGRERALIAAFVQLADTLVANYDPVELAQELVDAAVALLPVTAGGVLLVDYRDQLQVLSSTSEGARLLELFELQSRAGPCLTAFRTGRAVLVEDLDHDQGRWPAFARRAREDGVRSVYALPMRLREERIGALNLFATSPGRLDEDQVAIAQALADVATIGILHARVLADHLTVAAHLQGALNTRVVIEQAKGLLAERGGLDMDAAFQALRAHARHTNTRLADLARAVITREVDATAVLTRLADRSDFGGSGANDSEPE; from the coding sequence ATGACTGGGCGAGAGCGTGCGCTGATCGCGGCGTTCGTGCAGTTGGCCGACACCCTGGTCGCGAACTACGACCCGGTCGAATTGGCCCAGGAGTTGGTCGATGCGGCGGTCGCGCTGCTGCCGGTCACCGCCGGAGGAGTGCTGCTCGTCGACTACCGCGACCAGCTGCAGGTATTGTCCTCCACCAGCGAAGGGGCCCGGCTGCTCGAGCTGTTCGAGCTGCAATCCCGCGCCGGACCGTGCCTGACCGCGTTCCGCACCGGACGCGCCGTGCTGGTCGAGGACCTCGACCACGATCAGGGCAGATGGCCCGCCTTCGCGCGGCGCGCCCGCGAGGACGGCGTGCGGTCGGTGTACGCGCTGCCGATGCGGCTGCGCGAGGAACGCATCGGTGCGCTGAACCTGTTCGCCACCAGCCCCGGCCGGCTCGACGAGGACCAGGTCGCGATCGCCCAGGCCCTCGCCGATGTCGCGACCATCGGCATTCTGCACGCCCGCGTGCTGGCCGATCACCTCACCGTCGCCGCACACCTGCAGGGCGCGTTGAATACTCGCGTCGTCATCGAGCAGGCCAAGGGTCTGCTCGCCGAACGCGGCGGCCTCGATATGGACGCCGCATTCCAAGCACTACGTGCCCACGCCCGCCACACCAATACCCGCCTGGCCGATCTCGCGCGCGCGGTCATCACCCGCGAAGTCGACGCGACCGCTGTCCTGACCCGGCTCGCGGACCGGAGTGATTTCGGTGGAAGCGGCGCGAATGATAGTGAACCCGAGTAG
- a CDS encoding Rv0361 family membrane protein: MGDSNSTAGEGEHLEAEAVVAALIAAHNRGDHALAVESSCGALRSELEQIPAEVFAEQARRDLERRGAGMLWGVVSITLTPPRGSLTAFIRYTTEPDKKGDRYLFILEKTDSWRVCDRPVPQADMRR, from the coding sequence GTGGGGGACAGCAACAGTACGGCCGGGGAGGGCGAGCATCTCGAGGCCGAAGCGGTGGTCGCCGCGCTGATTGCCGCGCACAATCGCGGCGATCATGCGCTGGCGGTGGAAAGCAGTTGTGGCGCATTGCGATCCGAGCTCGAGCAGATACCGGCCGAGGTCTTCGCCGAGCAGGCCCGTCGCGACCTCGAACGGCGGGGTGCGGGCATGCTGTGGGGTGTTGTATCGATCACACTCACTCCCCCCAGGGGGTCGCTGACAGCGTTCATTCGCTACACGACCGAACCCGACAAAAAGGGCGATCGGTACCTGTTCATTCTGGAGAAGACCGACAGCTGGCGCGTCTGCGATCGGCCGGTACCGCAGGCGGACATGCGGCGGTAG